One region of Oryza sativa Japonica Group chromosome 5, ASM3414082v1 genomic DNA includes:
- the LOC4339330 gene encoding anaerobic nitrite reductase NSHB5-like: MGFSETQEELVLRSWQSMKKDSESIALKFFLRIFEIAPAAKQMFSFLRDSGDDVPLENHPKVKAHAVTVFVMACESATQLRKTGDVKVREATLRRLGATHVKAGVADAYFEVVKTALLDTIKDAVPEMWSPEMKGAWEEAYDQLAAAIKEEMKKAA; this comes from the exons ATGGGGTTCAGCGAGACGCAGGAAGAGCTTGTCCTTCGCTCATGGCAATCGATGAAGAAGGACTCTGAATCCATTGCTCTCAAGTTCTTCCTCAG GATCTTCGAGatcgcgccggcggcgaagcagaTGTTCTCGTTCCTGCGTGACTCCGGCGACGACGTGCCCCTCGAGAACCACCCGAAGGTCAAGGCCCATGCCGTCACCGTCTTCGTCATG GCATGCGAGTCGGCGACACAGCTGAGGAAGACGGGTGACGTGAAGGTGAGGGAGGCGACACTGAGGAGGCTGGGCGCGACGCACGTCAAAGCCGGCGTCGCCGACGCGTACTTCGAG GTGGTGAAGACGGCGTTGCTGGACACCATCAAGGACGCGGTGCCGGAGATGTGGTCGCCGGAGATGAAGGGGGCGTGGGAGGAGGCGTACGATCAGCTGGCTGCTGCCatcaaggaggagatgaagaaGGCTGCCTAA
- the LOC4339331 gene encoding uncharacterized protein — translation MALTNFILTVVGVGTAVLLLRSDVKQSASIFRRNVRHIRKWLEEESAAAAKPAERAAPKELESQAAKKDVTPKDDKH, via the exons ATGGCGCTGACCAACTTCATCCTGACGGTGGTGGGCGTGGGCAcggcggtgctgctgctgcggagCGACGTGAAGCAGTCGGCGTCCATCTTCCGCCGCAACGTCCGCCACATCCGCAAGTGGCTCGAGGAggagtccgccgccgccgccaa ACCTGCTGAGCGGGCTGCACCTAAGGAGCTGGAGTCCCAGGCTGCAAAGAAAGATGTTACCCCCAAAGATGATAAGCATTAG
- the LOC4339332 gene encoding cyclic phosphodiesterase, with the protein MDAGDQSPKEVYSVWALPPEPVRARLRGVMAGLRAAHGGPAFEPHATVVGAIRLRRSAAVEALRAAAAGVRPYTARVVGVARGDFFYQCIYLLLEPTPEVVEASDHCCGHFGYERSTPYMPHVSLLYGDLTDEEKEVARKKVEEIDKEICGLQFEISELALYRTDTEDKSLESWELVEICHLERK; encoded by the exons ATGGACGCCGGCGACCAGTCGCCGAAGGAGGTGTACTCCGTGTGGGCGCTCCCGCCCGAGCCCGTCCGCGCGCGGCTCCGCGGCGTCATGgccggcctccgcgccgcgcACGGCGGGCCGGCGTTCGAGCCGCACGCCACCGTCGTCGGGGCCATCCGCCTCCGCCGATCCGCCGCCGTAGAggcgctccgcgccgccgccgccggcgtccggcCCTACACCGCCCGTGTGGTCGGCGTCGCCCGCGGTGACTTCTTCTACCAGTGCATCTACCTCCTCCTCGAGCCCACCCCCGAG GTGGTGGAAGCGAGCGATCATTGCTGTGGCCACTTTGGGTACGAGAGATCAACCC CATATATGCCACACGTCAGCCTCTTATATGGAGACCTGACAGATGAGGAGAAGGAGGTAGCAAGGAAGAAGGTAGAGGAGATAGACAAGGAGATTTGTGGATTGCAGTTTGAGATCTCCGAGCTTGCGCTGTATAGGACGGATACCGAGGACAAAAGCTTGGAGTCATGGGAATTGGTGGAGATCTGCCACCTTGAGAGGAAGTGA
- the LOC107276171 gene encoding protein VERNALIZATION 3, producing MDPLYLSQIIPDVLDPFISTISLRVTYNSRLLLAGAALKPSAVVSKPQVDVGGNDMRVSYTLVLVDPDAPSPSDPSLREYLHWMVTDIPETTSISFGEELILYEKPEPRSGIHRMVFVLFRQLGRRTVFAPEKRHNFNCRIFARQHHLNIVAATYFNCQREAGWGGRKFAPEGP from the exons ATGGATCCTTTGTACCTATCTCAGATCATACCGGATGTGTTGGATCCATTTATTTCAACCATTTCACTCAGAGTAACCTACAACAGCAGGCTACTTCTGGCAGGAGCAGCGCTTAAACCATCTGCAGTTGTAAGCAAGCCACAGGTTGATGTTGGTGGCAATGACATGAGGGTTTCCTACACACTG GTATTGGTGGATCCAGATGCCCCAAGCCCAAGTGACCCATCGCTGAGGGAGTACTTGCACTG GATGGTAACAGATATCCCTGAAACAACTTCCATCAGCTTTG GCGAAGAGTTAATATTATATGAGAAGCCAGAGCCAAGATCAGGCATCCATCGGATGGTATTTGTGCTGTTCCGCCAACTTGGCAGGCGGACAGTCTTTGCACCGGAAAAACGACATAACTTCAACTGCAGAATTTTTGCACGCCAACACCACCTCAACATCGTGGCTGCCACATACTTCAACTGTCAAAGGGAGGCAGGATGGGGTGGAAGAAAGTTTGCGCCTGAAGGCCCTTAA
- the LOC4339333 gene encoding uncharacterized protein — MAAAGVPFSIRGYAARARAGAADEGGRCWPFAGKAGALPPMEVRGFRWWEDEAAALAEEEGEEERRLAAKRRKRSIVELFAAVPKVVAAADEGLGRGKRVRRKLDKGDPPAVGVEAAKKKGFRKQKVLVEIGVRKKGKNSKTKVTSASMSQLFQNAIQKQKKKSLSKKKGVPLEKKSMKGNKTTTLSSQKTTKSSCHVQSILKKHLKTGVGTLLKNTDVMSPSKSLLKPKRVTFSDDNDILGRTDSQLGDGTEKSQLLQTSQQHYKDGKSQGGDNHCSTYEPQFSYQRAGAIVDSVEEDTSSTVLLTKSKEKTILANPVDLNHCLEISSSGSCLNSINSAVLSGQVLPQNFAGVGSIPNEGSNVHVGFQAEENHHKYHGSSVGASLAVKARSSDLIRRQLPEPSSSCFVASLRVNDGNRSKMLQERLTALHPRLIRSKDMVNSISSSAGSNKSTDAQTPNCVSACRNMHSEGYQGLPLNSHGEFVKLHPSGTIDPNGMFKRQFPVGDYVRPSAFPAFITPETCVDYAHLKSSYQGPQFCAVDTFDFQSEPYHSPTASAAYGMGFRQSPSSERMEVHGYAVPSNNDPYSNQQELSVGCFCPAFTGQGNQTHKPLEMQNCFPSQHYEQNSQPAPETTVRLMGKNFTLGTSSNQFRGLDNKNPCPSKQSRDEDHGTSAKAFSQLFHGTRVEPPSTLRNSNGGVEHPSRFSSVPEAELRCGLDSYSFRTSDRYQQPHLAVQNKLYVNPVSRHNESEPWQQQLHVENHILGASEPQLLGTMHLRQSKTAATVPSYSPKHNFSNLVEIRPARSQFAYFPRQNVTQRTPISSFLSGYAVQSSPGLTTPTKFTSLRPLPPSVTSSHVYSSEDAQPHGSVPPFYPSIALSDQASKNCDPGDLKDNRSMQQTPITSNHDSSEQLNRGFKRPAVEDDVFLKPRKSFIAVGKDLNLLPLQEERLGLCGSRPDAQLPVCLSKDSEVDVQLLNNDTQIAWSDSVNRVRTILPVKLRSGAKHILEPGASPTATLGQEESWPLHSIKTFVVEDDAHAVGTSKKRDEEICRV; from the exons atggccgccgccggcgtgccatTCTCCATCCG ggggtacgcggcgcgggcgcgggcgggggcggcggacgAAGGGGGGAGATGCTGGCCGTTCGCGGGGAAGGCGGGGGCGCTGCCGCCGATGGAGGTGAGGGGGTTCCGGTGGTGGGAGGACGAGGCCGCCGCGCTggccgaggaggaaggggaggaggagcggaggcTGGCGGCCAAGCGGCGGAAGCGCTCCATCGTCGAGCTCTTCGCCGCCGTGCCcaaggtcgtcgccgccgccgacgaggggcTCGGGAGGGGGAAGCGTGTCAGGAGGAAGCTCGACAAGGGGGACCCGCCGGCGGTCGGGGTTGAGGCGGCGAAGAAGAAGGGGTTCAGGAAGCAGAAGGTTCTAGTTGAGATCGGCGTCAGAAAAAAA GGGAAAAATAGCAAGACAAAAGTCACCTCAGCTAGTATGTCGCAGTTGTTTCAAAATGCCATAcaaaagcagaagaaaaaatcTCTTAGCAAGAAAAAAGGAGTTCCATTGGAAAAGAAAAGCATGAAGGGAAACAAAACAACAACTTTAAGCAGCCAGAAGACTACAAAGAGTAGCTGTCATGTTCAAAGCATTCTTAAGAAACATTTGAAAACAGGAGTGGGCACACTACTAAAAAACACAGATGTTATGTCTCCATCAAAGTCTTTACTCAAACCAAAGCGTGTTACCTTTTCTGATGACAATGACATACTTGGAAGGACAGACTCCCAACTTGGAGATGGCACAGAGAAATCACAGTTGTTACAAACATCCCAACAACACTACAAGGATGGTAAATCTCAGGGAGGTGACAATCACTGCAGTACATATGAACCACAGTTCTCGTATCAACGAGCAGGTGCTATCGTGGATAGTGTTGAGGAGGATACCAGCTCTACTGTTCTGCTTACTAAATCAAAAGAGAAAACTATATTGGCCAATCCAGTGGATCTGAATCATTGCTTAGAGATAtccagtagtggtagctgtttGAACTCTATTAATTCAGCTGTCCTATCAGGTCAGGTCCTTCCCCAAAACTTTGCTGGTGTGGGCTCTATTCCGAATGAAGGCTCAAATGTTCATGTTGGATTTCAAGCAGAAGAAAATCATCATAAATACCACGGATCATCTGTTGGTGCTAGTTTAGCAGTCAAGGCGAGATCAAGCGATCTTATTAGGCGACAACTGCCTGAACCTTCTAGTTCTTGTTTTGTTGCTTCTCTCCGTGTAAATGATGGGAACAGAAGCAAAATGCTTCAGGAAAGGTTGACAGCACTTCATCCTAGGCTTATTAGATCGAAAGACATGGTGAACAGCATAAGCTCTTCTGCAGGATCAAACAAATCAACCGATGCACAAACTCCAAATTGTGTATCTGCATGCAGGAACATGCATAGTGAAGGCTATCAGGGGCTTCCTCTTAATTCACATGGTGAATTTGTCAAGCTTCATCCTAGTGGCACAATCGATCCTAATGGGATGTTTAAGAGACAATTTCCGGTAGGGGATTACGTAAGACCTTCAGCATTTCCAGCCTTTATCACACCTGAAACTTGCGTGGATTATGCCCATTTAAAAAGCAGCTATCAAGGACCACAATTTTGTGCAGTAGATACATTTGATTTTCAGTCAGAGCCTTATCATTCTCCTACAGCATCAGCTGCATATGGTATGGGTTTCAGACAGTCACCAAGTTCTGAAAGAATGGAGGTACATGGTTATGCAGTTCCTAGCAATAACGATCCATACAGCAACCAGCAAGAGCTTTCAGTGGGATGCTTTTGCCCTGCATTCACGGGACAAGGTAATCAAACACATAAGCCACTAGAGATGCAAAATTGCTTTCCTAGTCAGCATTATGAGCAGAACTCCCAGCCAGCTCCTGAAACAACAGTGCGCCTGATGGGCAAAAACTTCACTCTTGGAACCAGCAGTAACCAATTCAGAGGTCTAGATAACAAGAATCCTTGTCCAAGTAAACAAAGTAGAGATGAAGATCATGGTACGTCCGCAAAAGCTTTTTCTCAGTTGTTTCATGGTACGCGTGTTGAGCCTCCTAGCACATTGAGAAATTCAAATGGAGGGGTGGAACATCCATCACGTTTTTCTTCTGTTCCGGAAGCTGAACTAAGGTGTGGTCTTGATTCCTATAGTTTCAGAACAAGTGATCGCTATCAACAACCTCATCTAGCTGTTCAAAATAAGCTGTATGTTAACCCAGTGAGCAGGCACAATGAGTCTGAGCCATGGCAGCAGCAACTCCATGTGGAAAACCATATTCTTGGTGCTTCTGAACCCCAGCTCCTTGGTACTATGCACCTCAGACAGAGTAAAACTGCTGCAACAGTGCCATCTTACAGTCCAAAGCATAACTTTAGCAACTTAGTGGAAATAAGGCCAGCACGTTCTCAGTTCGCTTATTTTCCACGGCAAAACGTAACACAGAGGACTCCAATATCATCTTTTTTGTCTGGTTACGCTGTTCAGAGCAGTCCTGGTTTGACAACTCCAACAAAGTTTACCTCCCTCCGTCCATTGCCCCCTTCAGTTACATCTTCTCATGTTTACAGCAGTGAAGACGCACAGCCTCATGGATCTGTTCCTCCATTTTATCCATCAATTGCCTTGTCTGATCAGGCAAGCAAAAATTGTGATCCTGGTGATCTCAAAGACAATAGGAGCATGCAGCAGACTCCGATAACATCAAATCATGATAGTTCTGAACAATTGAACAGAGGTTTCAAAAGGCCAGCAGTAGAGGATGATGTGTTCCTGAAACCAAGAAAATCTTTCATAGCAGTAGGAAAGGACCTAAATCTGTTACCACTTCAAGAAGAAAGGCTGGGATTGTGTGGGTCTAGACCAGATGCACAACTGCCTGTTTGTCTCAGCAAAGATTCTGAAGTGGATGTTCAACTTTTAAACAACGATACGCAGATCGCGTGGTCTGATTCTGTCAATCGGGTAAGAACAATTCTACCTGTTAAGTTGAGATCTGGAGCGAAGCATATACTTGAGCCAGGTGCTAGTCCTACTGCTACCTTGGGCCAAGAGGAGTCATGGCCTTTGCATTCGATTAAAACTTTTGTAGTGGAGGATGATGCTCACGCAGTAGGCACATCAAAGAAGAGAGACGAAGAAATTTGCAGAGTCTGA
- the LOC4339334 gene encoding GDSL esterase/lipase At5g45670 has protein sequence MAGAWRRWPVVVAAAVVLAVAAPVQAAPQVPCYFVFGDSLVDNGNNNDIVSLARANYPPYGIDFAGGAATGRFSNGLTTVDVISKLLGFEDFIPPFAGASSDQLLTGVNFASAAAGIREETGQQLGARISFSGQVQNYQSAVQQLVSILGDEDTAAAHLSQCIFTVGMGSNDYLNNYFMPAFYNTGSQYTPEQYADDLAARYAQLLRAMYSNGARKVALVGVGQVGCSPNELAQQSANGVTCVERINSAIRIFNQKLVGLVDQFNTLPGAHFTYINIYGIFDDILGAPGSHGLKVTNQGCCGVGRNNGQVTCLPFQTPCANRHEYAFWDAFHPTEAANVLVGQRTYSARLQSDVHPVDLRTLASL, from the exons ATGGCGGGTgcttggcggcggtggccggtggtggtggcggcggcggtcgtgctggccgtggcggcgccggtgcaggCGGCGCCGCAGGTGCCGTGCTACTTCGTGTTCGGGGACTCGCTGGTGGACAACGGCAACAACAACGATATCGTGTCGCTGGCCCGCGCCAACTACCCGCCCTACGGCATCgacttcgccggcggcgccgccaccggccgcttCAGCAACGGCCTCACCACCGTCGACGTCATCT CTAAGCTTCTGGGGTTCGAGGACTTCAtcccgccgttcgccggcgcgAGCAGCGACCAGCTGCTGACCGGCGTGAActtcgcgtcggcggcggcggggatccGGGAGGAGACCGGGCAGCAGCTGGGGGCGCGGATCAGCTTCAGCGGGCAGGTGCAGAACTACCAGTCGGCGGTGCAGCAGCTGGTGAGCATCCTCGGCGAcgaggacacggcggcggcgcacctgAGCCAGTGCATCTTCACCGTCGGGATGGGCAGCAACGACTACCTCAACAACTACTTCATGCCGGCGTTCTACAACACCGGCAGCCAGTACACGCCGGAGCAGTAcgccgacgacctcgccgcccgGTACGCGCAGCTCCTCCGCGCCATGTACAGCAACGGCGCCAGGAAGGTggcgctcgtcggcgtcggccagGTCGGGTGCAGCCCCAACGAGCTCGCCCAGCAGAGCGCCAATGGCGTCACCTGCGTCGAGCGGATCAACAGCGCCATCAGGATCTTCAACCAGAAGCTCGTCGGCCTCGTCGACCAGTTCAACACCCTCCCCGGCGCACACTTCACCTACATCAACATCTACGGCATCTTCGACGACATCCTCGGTGCACCCGGATCCCACG GTTTGAAGGTGACGAACCAGGGGTGCTGTGGGGTGGGGAGGAACAACGGTCAGGTGACGTGCCTGCCGTTCCAGACGCCGTGCGCCAACAGGCACGAGTACGCCTTCTGGGACGCGTTCCACCCGACGGAGGCGGCCAACGTACTCGTCGGCCAGAGGACGTACAGCGCGCGGCTGCAGTCCGACGTGCACCCGGTGGATCTCCGCACTCTCGCGAGCCTCTAA